The following coding sequences lie in one Musa acuminata AAA Group cultivar baxijiao chromosome BXJ3-1, Cavendish_Baxijiao_AAA, whole genome shotgun sequence genomic window:
- the LOC103980754 gene encoding uncharacterized protein LOC103980754 isoform X1, with translation MSLTEEELEVALTLDSLPELVLASVHRAALHVLPESLRWGSRKPRSLPGHPLMPSPPPPLRYGEKNVDGGVTATATSSPSTPLSFQGSGGSEDIDVRPKPWVEHRKQYIQWVEEQSEPMASFADKKANLERVREEYEAHLLSPSANPSLLPAAAQLRHEKMLWVGGGDMVPVDPTAVDHRWAQSGSQRPAAGRVGLPDLNVTPDDEEAGWDLVWGWGERQHSTCKAATSALARQRRLQIQRAKRYSLVYDQ, from the exons ATGTCTCTGACAGAGGAGGAGCTGGAGGTGGCGCTCACGCTCGACAGCCTCCCCGAGCTCGTCCTCGCGTCCGTCCACCGGGCGGCGCTCCACGTCCTTCCCGAGTCCCTCCGCTGGGGCTCCCGGAAGCCCCGGTCACTCCCCGGTCATCCTCTAatgccttctcctcctccgccgctccGTTACGGGGAGAAGAACGTCGACGGGGGAGTCACCGCCACCGCCACATCGAGCCCCTCTACGCCTCTCTCCTTCCAAGGCAGCGGCGGCAGCGAAGACATCGACGTCCGGCCCAAGCCGTGGGTGGAGCACCGCAAACAGTACATCCAG TGGGTGGAAGAACAGAGTGAGCCGATGGCTTCGTTTGCCGACAAGAAAGCCAATCTCGAACGA GTGAGAGAGGAGTACGAAGCCCACTTGCTTAGTCCATCAGCAAACCCCTCCTTGCTTCCAGCGGCTGCACAACTGCGCCAT GAAAAGATGCTATGGGTCGGTGGCGGCGATATGGTCCCCGTGGATCCCACAGCCGTCGACCACCGGTGGGCCCAGAGCGGCAGCCAACGGCCGGCCGCGGGTCGGGTCGGCCTCCCGGATCTGAACGTGACGCCCGACGACGAGGAGGCGGGGTGGGATTTGGTGTGGGGGTGGGGGGAACGGCAACACAGCACGTGCAAAGCGGCCACGTCGGCGCTGGCGAGACAGAGGAGACTTCAGATACAAAGGGCGAAGAGATACAGTCTGGTTTATGACCAATAA
- the LOC103980754 gene encoding uncharacterized protein LOC103980754 isoform X2 encodes MSLTEEELEVALTLDSLPELVLASVHRAALHVLPESLRWGSRKPRSLPGHPLMPSPPPPLRYGEKNVDGGVTATATSSPSTPLSFQGSGGSEDIDVRPKPWVEHRKQYIQVREEYEAHLLSPSANPSLLPAAAQLRHEKMLWVGGGDMVPVDPTAVDHRWAQSGSQRPAAGRVGLPDLNVTPDDEEAGWDLVWGWGERQHSTCKAATSALARQRRLQIQRAKRYSLVYDQ; translated from the exons ATGTCTCTGACAGAGGAGGAGCTGGAGGTGGCGCTCACGCTCGACAGCCTCCCCGAGCTCGTCCTCGCGTCCGTCCACCGGGCGGCGCTCCACGTCCTTCCCGAGTCCCTCCGCTGGGGCTCCCGGAAGCCCCGGTCACTCCCCGGTCATCCTCTAatgccttctcctcctccgccgctccGTTACGGGGAGAAGAACGTCGACGGGGGAGTCACCGCCACCGCCACATCGAGCCCCTCTACGCCTCTCTCCTTCCAAGGCAGCGGCGGCAGCGAAGACATCGACGTCCGGCCCAAGCCGTGGGTGGAGCACCGCAAACAGTACATCCAG GTGAGAGAGGAGTACGAAGCCCACTTGCTTAGTCCATCAGCAAACCCCTCCTTGCTTCCAGCGGCTGCACAACTGCGCCAT GAAAAGATGCTATGGGTCGGTGGCGGCGATATGGTCCCCGTGGATCCCACAGCCGTCGACCACCGGTGGGCCCAGAGCGGCAGCCAACGGCCGGCCGCGGGTCGGGTCGGCCTCCCGGATCTGAACGTGACGCCCGACGACGAGGAGGCGGGGTGGGATTTGGTGTGGGGGTGGGGGGAACGGCAACACAGCACGTGCAAAGCGGCCACGTCGGCGCTGGCGAGACAGAGGAGACTTCAGATACAAAGGGCGAAGAGATACAGTCTGGTTTATGACCAATAA